Proteins from a genomic interval of Pseudomonas silesiensis:
- a CDS encoding protealysin inhibitor emfourin has product MKSLPPLGDDAVVRLSRQGGVAAIHTLTRPREIAFAQCNIDQRTRICSVLEGCLAIEDPASGRGDQRFYEIEVCYRIGEQDDRMVMKVPEDRAPGELVHLWDKGEVL; this is encoded by the coding sequence ATGAAAAGCCTGCCCCCTCTGGGCGATGATGCCGTGGTACGTCTGTCCCGCCAGGGCGGCGTGGCGGCGATCCATACGCTGACTCGTCCTCGTGAAATCGCGTTTGCGCAATGCAACATCGATCAACGCACACGGATTTGCTCTGTGCTGGAAGGTTGCCTGGCAATCGAAGACCCGGCCTCGGGGCGAGGTGACCAGCGTTTTTATGAAATTGAAGTGTGCTATCGCATTGGTGAGCAGGATGACCGGATGGTGATGAAAGTGCCTGAAGATCGGGCGCCGGGGGAATTGGTGCATTTGTGGGATAAAGGCGAGGTGTTATGA
- a CDS encoding MEKHLA domain-containing protein codes for MSPINEYIAYVQLLDDAYRHWTGESLPAPRALTGLERLHWLHAHAPYSLLAHGTEDDPCFFYANEQALACFKYPRSAFLGMPSRFSASPLDRAMRQSLLEQVTANGIAHGYSGYRVDRDGEAFMIHEGKVWTLIDQRGENRGQAALFWPDERSIGRVD; via the coding sequence GTGTCGCCAATCAATGAATACATCGCTTATGTGCAATTGCTGGACGACGCTTATCGGCACTGGACCGGTGAAAGCCTGCCGGCTCCCCGGGCGCTGACAGGACTTGAGCGCTTGCACTGGTTGCACGCGCATGCGCCTTACAGCCTGCTGGCCCATGGTACGGAAGACGACCCTTGTTTCTTCTACGCCAATGAACAGGCGCTGGCCTGCTTCAAATACCCGCGCTCCGCGTTCCTGGGCATGCCGTCACGGTTCAGCGCTTCGCCGCTGGATCGCGCCATGCGCCAGTCGCTGCTGGAGCAGGTCACGGCCAACGGCATTGCCCATGGTTACAGTGGTTATCGGGTGGACCGGGACGGCGAAGCGTTCATGATTCACGAAGGCAAGGTCTGGACGCTGATTGATCAGCGCGGCGAAAACCGTGGCCAGGCGGCGTTGTTCTGGCCGGATGAGCGGAGTATTGGCCGGGTCGATTGA
- a CDS encoding M4 family metallopeptidase, with translation MTDSRSLRSFIPPYILNRIIAHGSERQRSSALSTLSHVRTLRHTPLPPVRSAAATLLPPSAQPGQVRRSIHDAQGKMLLPGMPARLEGQPATGDPAVDEAYDALGASHDFFWKVLGRDSIDNKGFALIGSVHYGQDYENAFWNGAQMVFGDGDGEIFERFTRSLDVIGHELTHGVIESEAGLVYANQSGALNESLSDVFGVLIKQHVLGQSADEADWLIGADLLTPRIKGVGLRSMAHPGTAYDDPLLGKDPQPDHMRKFVITQEDNGGVHINSGIPNRAFYIAAKAFGGFAWEKTGRIWYDTLCDQGLNNEASFSDFAALTIEHARQRFGADEAQVVRHAWSETGVVPTQEQS, from the coding sequence ATGACCGACTCACGATCACTGCGCAGTTTCATTCCGCCTTACATCCTCAACCGCATTATTGCCCATGGCTCCGAGCGGCAGCGCTCCAGTGCCCTGAGTACCCTGAGCCATGTGCGCACCCTTCGGCATACGCCGCTGCCACCGGTGCGTTCTGCGGCGGCGACCCTCCTGCCGCCTTCCGCGCAACCCGGTCAGGTCCGGCGCAGCATTCATGACGCTCAGGGGAAAATGCTCCTGCCGGGAATGCCTGCCCGGCTTGAAGGGCAGCCGGCGACGGGCGATCCGGCGGTCGATGAGGCCTACGACGCACTGGGCGCCAGCCATGATTTCTTCTGGAAGGTGCTCGGCCGCGACTCCATCGATAACAAGGGTTTTGCGCTGATCGGTAGCGTGCATTATGGCCAGGACTACGAGAATGCCTTCTGGAACGGCGCGCAGATGGTCTTCGGCGACGGTGACGGCGAAATTTTCGAGCGTTTCACCCGCTCGCTGGATGTGATCGGGCACGAATTGACCCACGGCGTGATCGAAAGCGAGGCCGGCCTGGTTTACGCCAATCAGTCCGGGGCCTTGAATGAGTCGCTATCGGACGTGTTCGGGGTGCTGATCAAGCAACATGTCCTGGGCCAGAGTGCCGACGAGGCGGACTGGCTGATCGGCGCCGACTTGCTGACACCGCGGATAAAAGGCGTCGGCTTGCGTTCGATGGCTCATCCCGGCACGGCCTATGACGACCCGCTGCTGGGCAAGGACCCGCAACCGGATCACATGCGCAAGTTCGTGATCACCCAGGAGGACAACGGTGGCGTGCACATCAATTCCGGTATCCCCAACCGGGCGTTTTATATCGCGGCCAAGGCGTTCGGCGGCTTTGCCTGGGAGAAAACCGGTCGTATCTGGTATGACACCCTGTGCGACCAAGGCTTGAACAACGAGGCATCCTTCAGTGACTTCGCGGCGCTGACCATCGAGCATGCCCGGCAGCGTTTCGGCGCCGATGAGGCGCAAGTGGTGCGGCATGCCTGGTCTGAAACAGGTGTCGTCCCGACTCAGGAGCAATCATGA
- a CDS encoding RHS repeat-associated core domain-containing protein, protein MVTSTRSRNNTLIVLLATDRSQSVLAEVVQGNINRRAYSAYGHQSPDRQPSSCLGFNGELRERHTHWYLPGKGYRAYNPVLMRFHSPDNLSPFRAGGLNPYMFCMGDPINYRDPTGHFVIPTVLIHLVDAGGVASSLGGMGVALSSSGRFAAQGILALGTGALGVLLGTAASANAALVIAPILASSSVVAGAASMTLAYRAARAATARSAQWFQRVARTMDRPPRYSTLSLAAPETLPPSFSSLSLPPPYSPPSPRPPVPTHNATRAQSPVLARPTPDSITVGNQEALLNRPELAITRIGNLPRLQHINETGSKAKTIRTSS, encoded by the coding sequence ATGGTCACGTCCACTCGCTCCCGGAACAATACCCTGATCGTTCTGCTGGCTACCGACCGGAGCCAATCCGTGCTAGCGGAAGTTGTTCAAGGTAATATCAACCGGAGGGCGTACTCTGCCTACGGTCACCAATCGCCAGATCGCCAACCTTCGTCCTGCCTGGGTTTCAATGGAGAACTTCGAGAGAGGCATACTCATTGGTACCTGCCGGGTAAGGGTTATCGAGCCTATAATCCGGTTCTGATGCGCTTTCACAGCCCTGACAATTTGAGCCCGTTTAGGGCGGGTGGGTTGAACCCGTACATGTTCTGCATGGGCGATCCCATCAACTATCGTGATCCCACAGGGCATTTTGTTATTCCGACGGTCCTGATCCACCTAGTGGATGCTGGGGGCGTGGCATCTTCGTTAGGAGGTATGGGCGTTGCATTGTCCAGTAGCGGTCGTTTTGCTGCACAAGGCATTTTGGCTCTGGGGACAGGGGCGCTTGGCGTATTACTTGGTACAGCTGCCTCTGCAAACGCTGCTTTGGTAATAGCACCGATTCTGGCGAGCTCGAGCGTGGTCGCTGGGGCTGCCAGCATGACGCTGGCGTACAGAGCGGCGAGAGCTGCGACGGCAAGAAGTGCTCAATGGTTTCAGAGGGTTGCTCGAACTATGGACAGGCCTCCTCGATATTCGACACTGTCGTTAGCTGCGCCAGAAACACTGCCCCCTTCTTTCTCCAGCCTGAGCCTGCCCCCGCCATATTCACCTCCGAGCCCCCGGCCCCCGGTACCCACTCATAACGCCACACGAGCACAATCGCCCGTCCTGGCACGCCCGACGCCCGACTCAATCACTGTGGGAAACCAGGAGGCCTTATTGAACCGCCCGGAACTGGCGATAACCAGAATAGGTAACCTGCCTCGACTGCAGCATATTAATGAAACTGGATCGAAGGCAAAAACAATCAGAACGTCCTCCTAA
- a CDS encoding D-cysteine desulfhydrase family protein, whose amino-acid sequence MHTLLDKLLSSFARADLLQGPTPIQRAERLEQLLGLKAQGIGLFLKRDDHMLIGGGGNKLRKLEFHIGAAQQVGVDTVITVGGLQSNHARLTAAVCARLGIACELILTRSVPKTDVDYERNGNVLLDQLFGAHLQVLAGGSDSVATAEIRAAQLRDSGRKVLVIPTGGSTPLGSLGYARCAAEIAQQEAELGLTFNQVVVPNGSAGTHAGLAAGFRLLNRGTSIVKSYSVLSDRDTSAARTLQLTRDALTLLGSSAIVQPEEIVIDGSQLGDGYGLPTQAMQDAVRLMARAEGLLIDPVYSGKAFAGLLADLGQGRFGSGDNVLFVMTGGTPGLYAYRDTFQP is encoded by the coding sequence ATGCATACCCTACTGGACAAGTTGCTGAGTTCGTTTGCGCGAGCAGACCTGTTGCAAGGTCCCACCCCGATTCAGCGGGCTGAACGCCTTGAACAGCTGTTGGGCCTCAAGGCGCAGGGCATTGGCCTGTTTCTCAAGCGCGACGATCACATGTTGATCGGCGGTGGCGGCAACAAACTGCGCAAGCTCGAGTTTCATATCGGCGCAGCGCAGCAGGTCGGGGTCGACACGGTCATTACCGTGGGCGGTCTTCAGTCCAACCATGCGCGCCTGACCGCAGCCGTGTGTGCTCGCCTGGGCATCGCCTGCGAATTGATCCTTACCCGATCGGTGCCCAAGACCGATGTGGATTACGAACGCAACGGCAACGTTCTGCTCGATCAGTTGTTCGGCGCACACCTGCAGGTGCTGGCCGGGGGCAGCGATTCAGTCGCGACGGCCGAGATACGCGCCGCGCAACTTCGGGATTCGGGTCGCAAGGTGCTGGTGATTCCCACGGGCGGTTCAACACCCCTGGGCAGTCTCGGTTATGCGCGCTGTGCGGCAGAGATCGCGCAGCAGGAGGCCGAACTCGGTCTCACCTTCAATCAGGTAGTCGTGCCCAACGGCAGCGCCGGTACCCATGCCGGGCTCGCGGCCGGCTTCCGGTTGCTGAATCGCGGCACCTCGATCGTCAAGTCCTATTCGGTATTATCCGATCGAGATACGTCGGCGGCCCGGACCCTGCAATTGACCCGGGACGCGCTGACACTGTTGGGCAGCAGCGCCATCGTGCAGCCTGAAGAAATTGTCATCGACGGCAGTCAACTGGGCGACGGCTACGGCCTGCCAACGCAAGCCATGCAAGACGCCGTACGCCTGATGGCGCGTGCCGAAGGCCTGCTGATCGACCCGGTGTATTCCGGCAAAGCCTTCGCCGGGCTGTTGGCCGATCTCGGGCAAGGACGCTTCGGTTCCGGGGACAACGTATTGTTCGTGATGACCGGCGGCACACCGGGCCTTTATGCCTACCGGGACACCTTTCAGCCCTGA
- a CDS encoding FKBP-type peptidyl-prolyl cis-trans isomerase, giving the protein MNEALQIIDLQPGDGKAAVKGALITTQYRGWLEDGTEFDSSYSRGKPFQCVIGTGRVIKGWDQGIIGMQVGGKRKLLVPAHLAYGERSMGKILPNSNLIFEIELLEVLTRDD; this is encoded by the coding sequence ATGAATGAAGCATTACAAATCATCGATCTGCAGCCGGGCGACGGCAAAGCCGCCGTCAAGGGCGCGTTGATCACCACGCAATACCGCGGCTGGCTGGAAGACGGCACTGAATTCGATTCCTCCTACAGCCGGGGCAAGCCGTTCCAGTGCGTGATCGGCACCGGTCGGGTGATCAAGGGCTGGGACCAGGGCATCATCGGCATGCAGGTGGGCGGCAAGCGCAAGTTGCTGGTGCCGGCGCACCTGGCCTATGGCGAGCGGAGCATGGGCAAGATCCTGCCGAATTCGAATCTGATCTTCGAGATCGAGTTGCTGGAAGTGTTGACCCGGGATGATTGA